The stretch of DNA attaataattaaaaaaatatatttcttcggacatattttttcaaaaaacaaaaaataaataaagaaaatgaatcatttagCTCACCTGGAATGTTTCACCAGCCTGAACACGTGTTCGTTTCATCTGTGGCTGTGCCTTGTCCCCAGTATCTTCAGCATTCCCCGTTGAACTGTCTCCCTCGACATCTCTGGGGCGTTTATGCGTTCCCGCTTGTGTGGTAGTCACCGTGCTGCTGGATGACGCCTGATGATGACTACTAATTGCAACGGCTTGATTCGACAGGGCCGACGAGGAGGATGACGTCCCGGAAGTACTTGGAGTTTGACTTTGTTCATTAATCTGCGGCGCAATAATGTTCTGTGATGATGTTCCCCCCTCAACGCGTGGAGAAACAAGAGCAACTGCCTGCTGTTGCTGCCCACCGGATACAACCAATTGCGATGTTGATGATGAAAAGGAGGATTCCCCATTGTTACCCGTTGGGATACTTTCGGCTTCTTGGGAGCTCTCAGCTGGTGTTGAAGCTGTTCCCATTGGTGGTACAGCTGCCACGACAACGGCTGCTGAACTCGTTGCTGGCATGTAGTCTGTGTGCGAGCTGGTTGGTGATGAAGACATCGCCTCACCGGAATTATTGCCAGTTGTATGAACTTGTTGTTGTGGCGGCACCAAGGCTGTTACACTTGAGCTTGATCCTTGAACTGCGGCAACATTCGTTGGGAGTACAGCTGCTGTGCGATTCTGCACGGACATTGGACGAATACTCGCCAATGGAGTCTCACCGCCTCTCCATGGGGTAACAGTGGCCGATTGGTGACTCGGACCAGCCATTGGCTTGACATTTGCCGTCCTTGGGGACTCACTGATGCTCTTATCCGTTGTACTTGTACTCGTTGACGGCTTAGCACCCTGTGGCATCTGGAGTTGTCGCAGAAGTTGATTAACACGCAAAACAAGGGCTTCATTGTCACGCTGAAGACGAACTATTGTATCCTGATTCTCCTTGCTCTCACCCAATTCCTTCTCAAGGCGCGCCAAACGGCTCTCATACTGCCCCTTTAGCTCAGCAATCACCAGATCGTGCGATTGCTCAACAGACTGAAGTTGATTCTTTGCATTTGCCAATTCCCTGCTAATTGTTCCCTTTGACTCCTGCATGGTTATGAGTTTTGTTTTTGCATCCTTGAGCAGCTGCATATTCCTCTCATTTGCCTCACGAAGCTGCTTGAGGGTTTCATTGTCCTTCTTCAGGGCATCTATCTCCTCTTGATTGCTAAACAATTGAGCATTTAGCTCGGTAACCTTCTCCTGAAGTGACGCCTGATCCTGCTTCGATGTTCCCGGTTCAATGGCCTGTCCGGTCTCCTCAGTTGCATCCGTCTCCTTCTCACCCTCCTTATTCTTCAGCTCATAGTAGAGATCCTTGTAGCGTTTGGCAATCTTCCTAATTTGCATCTCCTTATTCTTCACTTCAGTCATTGTTGCTTCTTTGGTTGCAATCTCATCCGTTAACTTCTTCACTTCATCCTCCTTCACGAGAATGGAGTTCTTCACTTCCATCAACTCATGCAGCAATTTTGTATTGTTTGCCTGTTGATTCTGCAACACTTCCGTTTGCTTCTTATTCTCATCCGTTAACGTGAAGACTTGTTTCGTCAGATTCGCCATTTCGGCATCAACACGTGTCCGCTCAGCCTTCAAACTCGTCAACTCTTCTTGCGTCTTCTTCATAATTTCCCGTTCATTCGTCAACATCTTCGCCAAACTCTCACGCTCATTCTGAAGATTCTTATAGATGTCTGGGTTTGTTTTGTTGTTACGCTCAATAAGTTGATTTGCCCGTTGACGCCAACGCTGTACCTCAACACGAAGGGTGGCATTCTCAGCTTCACGCTCATCAATCTTTGCCTGaatctcgcgattcttctccTGAAGTGGGAACAACTCCAGTTCAACCTTCGCTACGTGATCTGTTAGATCCCTAATCTTCCCTTGAAGCAAGTCCCGTTCTTCGCGCAGGCTCCTATTGCTATCCGTAATGGCATTGAGTGTCTCCATCTTCCGCAGAATATCTTCATGCTTACTCGCACTAACAATCTCAACTTCGGACTTTGTTCGTTCATTCATCAGGGCTGAACTCATATCTTCCAACTTCTTTTGCAGCAACTTCGTCTCAGATGTTATACGAATGTTTTCTGCCCTCAAAACATCCACTTCGGCATACGCAATGTCCTTCTCCTTGCGCAAATACTTGATGATCTGCAACAACTGCCCTGGGTTTGTCTTTGCATCTTCATCGGTGATTGATCTGTTGATCAGGGAAGAGTCTGCAACGCTTGAATCATCCCTGTCTTGTCCTTCTTGTCCACCAAAGCCGACAAATGTTAGTTTTGAACTTAGTTCCTGCAACTGATTATGCAGGACCGCATTCTGTGCATCGAGATCCTTAAGACGCTCCTCCATGGCAGCCCGTTCAGCCTGAACGTGCTTCTCAGTTTCCTGCCAGCCACGTTTTGTGCATTCAAGCTCCTCAATTGCACGATCACGCTGAATTTTGTATTTCCCAACGTCTTCCTTCAACTTATTCACATCATCCTTAAGGCTACTCATTGCCTGGAGATCGCTCGAATGAAGCACCATTTCGTTCGCATACTTCGCCTCAACACTCTGCAGAGCACTCCTCAGGCTATTCTGCTCATCTCTTGCATCACGCAGTTCACGATTTGCCTCACTCAACTTCTGCAGGACATCCCGTAGCTCAACTTGAGCCTTCTGCAGTTGTTTCGTCTCATCCTGCCCGAGATTTAGTTGAGCTCCCGTGATCTGAAGTGATATCTCCGTCTCTAGTTCTTCAACACGCATTTTCAGCGCAGCTTCGCTCTCTTTGAGTTTTGTCAACTCAGCATTTGTTGCCGCCTTGAAGGCTTCATATTCCGTACTCATATCTCGCAATTCCTTCTCAGCATTCTCCGACAATTTATAGTACTGCTGCACATTCTCCTTCGTCGTCATGAGTTCCTTTTGCAGTGATTCAATCTCCATGCGATACTCACTGTTCTGCAGTTCAATCTCCTTTACACGTTTCTGTGCCTGAGCAATGGGATTATCACCTTTATGCGGTGTCAAGCTGTCCTGAAGCTTCCTGCTAAGTTCCTCAATTTGTTTCGTCTTCGCTGCTACGTCTTCCCTGCTCTGACGCAATTCATCACGAATCTTATCCACTTGAGCCACCTCATCGTGCATACGCTTCTTTGCTGTCTCCGTTTGACGCTCAAGATCTTGAGCCAATTCACGGAAACGATCCTGTTCCTCTTGCAGACGCCTCCTAAGCCCGGAACATTCACGCGTTGCCTCATCAAGGCGTGACTCCAGCCGGAGTTTCCCCTCCGCCTCTGAGCGTTCAAAACTTACCTTTAGCATCTCCAAATTATTCATCAGGAGATTATTGCTATGCCTCTCCCGGTGCAGAGCATCCCGTTCTGCCCTGAGACGTGATTCAGCATCACGGAGAATTTGTAGTTCTTGCTTCAGATTTTGCGCTGTAACCTCGGCTGTTGTGAGACTCTTCTGGGATTTCATTACTTCATCTTTGAGAATCATTATTGTCTGTTCGTGCTTCACAATGGAgatctcgtagttcttattGCGTGCCTCAAGTGTCTCAATTTGCTTCTTGTACGTTGCTGCATTCTTCTGTTGAAGCTTAATCTGTTCCGTGTTGAATTCAACCGTTGACATTAGTTTGCAATTTGACGATGTCAAAGAGAGAATTTCACTGCGCATCGTCTCAAATTGCTCATTTAGCATCTTTTCATTCGTTGCACGTTCCTTGCGGTAGTTCTCATATTCTTCCTTGAGCGTCTTTAGCTGCTCAGCTGATTCCTTGATCTTGCCTTCGAGTTCGGTGAtctttttgtctttaatttgGGTATTTTCATTGGAGGTCACGCTGCTGTTGGAAGCGAGAGGAGTCTCCTCTTCCATTGTCTCCATTTGATCCTGTCCACTTAGGGAGCCGTCCAGATTGAAGATCTTCCCGCTATTCTTGAGAACATCCTGATAGAGTTTCTGATAACGATCCCGTTGCTGCATACAGACGTTCATCATTTGTGTCTGATACTCCTGAGCAGCTTGGAGTTCGCTCAGGCGTTTGGAGTAGGTGGCAATCTTTGCCTCATACGACGCCTTGTCCATACTCGCTTCAGCCTCTTCCATCTCCTCGAGCTTCGAACTCAGATCCCGCACAACACTCAGGAGTTTCTGGTTGTTCTCCTGCAACTCCTGAATGTCGGAGAAGGTGACGAGCTTCTTGGAAATCACCTCATTGGCTGACATGTCTGATGTAATGGACTGATCGTGCTCTGACGTAAAACCTCCGC from Lutzomyia longipalpis isolate SR_M1_2022 chromosome 4, ASM2433408v1 encodes:
- the LOC129795389 gene encoding nucleoprotein TPR isoform X2 — protein: MEEDCDRVLHKILQQEEIEQIPVELRKKLEDFYSERLSEFYTAKALQLNIENIRQELETKNGDLVAKLQDSEAKLQSYDELIKELRQQLDTTRSEVIKLQDTVARYEKEVYECRREKNAAVDERDSLLKMVERRDGELERQSHDIATLQGQLQAAIAAKCEALAKMDDIESKEISLNFKEKRMEQEKEMLTSQIVTLREDLNRNIAEMQTIRRDSTVNNIKLETQLTQKTEELRISQSTIGHLEEANASLVTKLEELQTKLREMHEESDKVIMTYQKELASKTKLVEMLKESANENQEQIKELTDCITEHKKLLDEATEKSGELETKQKGIDVKHAEELEEREATIQQLRQEIEHANELLKEVQEQNLEHAIQQLAPSAAATSRMIKSGMTLTEIYTMYVKATEELQVTKKENNRLNLQIRTILQELEEKAPLIRKQNLEYQKIEEANAELSQQLDNLMKQRVESVEEFNNTVAKLSYLDRENKKLKQSQADLGRQVCFLVKEIEQMRGGFTSEHDQSITSDMSANEVISKKLVTFSDIQELQENNQKLLSVVRDLSSKLEEMEEAEASMDKASYEAKIATYSKRLSELQAAQEYQTQMMNVCMQQRDRYQKLYQDVLKNSGKIFNLDGSLSGQDQMETMEEETPLASNSSVTSNENTQIKDKKITELEGKIKESAEQLKTLKEEYENYRKERATNEKMLNEQFETMRSEILSLTSSNCKLMSTVEFNTEQIKLQQKNAATYKKQIETLEARNKNYEISIVKHEQTIMILKDEVMKSQKSLTTAEVTAQNLKQELQILRDAESRLRAERDALHRERHSNNLLMNNLEMLKVSFERSEAEGKLRLESRLDEATRECSGLRRRLQEEQDRFRELAQDLERQTETAKKRMHDEVAQVDKIRDELRQSREDVAAKTKQIEELSRKLQDSLTPHKGDNPIAQAQKRVKEIELQNSEYRMEIESLQKELMTTKENVQQYYKLSENAEKELRDMSTEYEAFKAATNAELTKLKESEAALKMRVEELETEISLQITGAQLNLGQDETKQLQKAQVELRDVLQKLSEANRELRDARDEQNSLRSALQSVEAKYANEMVLHSSDLQAMSSLKDDVNKLKEDVGKYKIQRDRAIEELECTKRGWQETEKHVQAERAAMEERLKDLDAQNAVLHNQLQELSSKLTFVGFGGQEGQDRDDSSVADSSLINRSITDEDAKTNPGQLLQIIKYLRKEKDIAYAEVDVLRAENIRITSETKLLQKKLEDMSSALMNERTKSEVEIVSASKHEDILRKMETLNAITDSNRSLREERDLLQGKIRDLTDHVAKVELELFPLQEKNREIQAKIDEREAENATLRVEVQRWRQRANQLIERNNKTNPDIYKNLQNERESLAKMLTNEREIMKKTQEELTSLKAERTRVDAEMANLTKQVFTLTDENKKQTEVLQNQQANNTKLLHELMEVKNSILVKEDEVKKLTDEIATKEATMTEVKNKEMQIRKIAKRYKDLYYELKNKEGEKETDATEETGQAIEPGTSKQDQASLQEKVTELNAQLFSNQEEIDALKKDNETLKQLREANERNMQLLKDAKTKLITMQESKGTISRELANAKNQLQSVEQSHDLVIAELKGQYESRLARLEKELGESKENQDTIVRLQRDNEALVLRVNQLLRQLQMPQGAKPSTSTSTTDKSISESPRTANVKPMAGPSHQSATVTPWRGGETPLASIRPMSVQNRTAAVLPTNVAAVQGSSSSVTALVPPQQQVHTTGNNSGEAMSSSPTSSHTDYMPATSSAAVVVAAVPPMGTASTPAESSQEAESIPTGNNGESSFSSSTSQLVVSGGQQQQAVALVSPRVEGGTSSQNIIAPQINEQSQTPSTSGTSSSSSALSNQAVAISSHHQASSSSTVTTTQAGTHKRPRDVEGDSSTGNAEDTGDKAQPQMKRTRVQAGETFQGVSESGLDVEYQVPTSSQRDQEDDIIVVDSEEEEDDGMADEGTPDDGPFDDEADNGESYEMEGYEQEQEMVNYDEGDGPDIDDVPSDNNEVEVDDSNEIPNQSGSSSSNGGQIAPDAGSSTSQVGQSGAEISPEQPIEGSSSAQTAEVQQIQTISSGSEAGSSTAVATPSSHNTWRQMAPRQQQSTSHLVLIQQSSSGYEPETGDERIVPSTPTLFAPRRADGFSEAISSPHPQVPHAARFTFTEATRANQSALVPGVEGMDDTQIDLSQLDEANASTTGRSVPNTPKLISSPHDVDAGEGSSQQTTVQQSQAQQTADDQSHQGDEQQEAEDLRKDPEAGTSQMQPEIVIQHVDDEENDDEDDDDDEDEDDDGNENDSETLAHTASTSDRAKSDKEDSNLPSGEEPEGTDGVSSEGEKAPGTEGIEIEEGREAEASTTPSINTRSRSAGLQPTPQVARRGVGRPARGRTPIVWNQGGRGSMGVRAQPVMQEPNSVNRNTFQQSPRGQRGRRMRRPSGNFLRY
- the LOC129795389 gene encoding nucleoprotein TPR isoform X1; protein product: MEEDCDRVLHKILQQEEIEQIPVELRKKLEDFYSERLSEFYTAKALQLNIENIRQELETKNGDLVAKLQDSEAKLQSYDELIKELRQQLDTTRSEVIKLQDTVARYEKEVYECRREKNAAVDERDSLLKMVERRDGELERQSHDIATLQGQLQAAIAAKCEALAKMDDIESKEISLNFKEKRMEQEKEMLTSQIVTLREDLNRNIAEMQTIRRDSTVNNIKLETQLTQKTEELRISQSTIGHLEEANASLVTKLEELQTKLREMHEESDKVIMTYQKELASKTKLVEMLKESANENQEQIKELTDCITEHKKLLDEATEKSGELETKQKGIDVKHAEELEEREATIQQLRQEIEHANELLKEVQEQNLEHAIQQLAPSAAATSRMIKSGMTLTEIYTMYVKATEELQVTKKENNRLNLQIRTILQELEEKAPLIRKQNLEYQKIEEANAELSQQLDNLMKQRVESVEEFNNTVAKLSYLDRENKKLKQSQADLGRQVCFLVKEIEQMRGGFTSEHDQSITSDMSANEVISKKLVTFSDIQELQENNQKLLSVVRDLSSKLEEMEEAEASMDKASYEAKIATYSKRLSELQAAQEYQTQMMNVCMQQRDRYQKLYQDVLKNSGKIFNLDGSLSGQDQMETMEEETPLASNSSVTSNENTQIKDKKITELEGKIKESAEQLKTLKEEYENYRKERATNEKMLNEQFETMRSEILSLTSSNCKLMSTVEFNTEQIKLQQKNAATYKKQIETLEARNKNYEISIVKHEQTIMILKDEVMKSQKSLTTAEVTAQNLKQELQILRDAESRLRAERDALHRERHSNNLLMNNLEMLKVSFERSEAEGKLRLESRLDEATRECSGLRRRLQEEQDRFRELAQDLERQTETAKKRMHDEVAQVDKIRDELRQSREDVAAKTKQIEELSRKLQDSLTPHKGDNPIAQAQKRVKEIELQNSEYRMEIESLQKELMTTKENVQQYYKLSENAEKELRDMSTEYEAFKAATNAELTKLKESEAALKMRVEELETEISLQITGAQLNLGQDETKQLQKAQVELRDVLQKLSEANRELRDARDEQNSLRSALQSVEAKYANEMVLHSSDLQAMSSLKDDVNKLKEDVGKYKIQRDRAIEELECTKRGWQETEKHVQAERAAMEERLKDLDAQNAVLHNQLQELSSKLTFVGFGGQEGQDRDDSSVADSSLINRSITDEDAKTNPGQLLQIIKYLRKEKDIAYAEVDVLRAENIRITSETKLLQKKLEDMSSALMNERTKSEVEIVSASKHEDILRKMETLNAITDSNRSLREERDLLQGKIRDLTDHVAKVELELFPLQEKNREIQAKIDEREAENATLRVEVQRWRQRANQLIERNNKTNPDIYKNLQNERESLAKMLTNEREIMKKTQEELTSLKAERTRVDAEMANLTKQVFTLTDENKKQTEVLQNQQANNTKLLHELMEVKNSILVKEDEVKKLTDEIATKEATMTEVKNKEMQIRKIAKRYKDLYYELKNKEGEKETDATEETGQAIEPGTSKQDQASLQEKVTELNAQLFSNQEEIDALKKDNETLKQLREANERNMQLLKDAKTKLITMQESKGTISRELANAKNQLQSVEQSHDLVIAELKGQYESRLARLEKELGESKENQDTIVRLQRDNEALVLRVNQLLRQLQMPQGAKPSTSTSTTDKSISESPRTANVKPMAGPSHQSATVTPWRGGETPLASIRPMSVQNRTAAVLPTNVAAVQGSSSSVTALVPPQQQVHTTGNNSGEAMSSSPTSSHTDYMPATSSAAVVVAAVPPMGTASTPAESSQEAESIPTGNNGESSFSSSTSQLVVSGGQQQQAVALVSPRVEGGTSSQNIIAPQINEQSQTPSTSGTSSSSSALSNQAVAISSHHQASSSSTVTTTQAGTHKRPRDVEGDSSTGNAEDTGDKAQPQMKRTRVQAGETFQGVSESGLDVEYQVPTSSQRDQEDDIIVVDSEEEEDDGMADEGTPDDGPFDDEADNGESYEMEGYEQEQEMVNYDEGDGPDIDDVPSDNNEVEVDDSNEIPNQSGSSSSNGGQIAPDAGSSTSQVGQSGAEISPEQPIEGSSSAQTAEVQQIQTISSGSEAGSSTAVATPSSHNTWRQMAPRQQQSTSHLVLIQQSSSGYEPETGDERIVPSTPTLFAPRRADGFSEAISSPHPQVPHAARFTFTEATRANQSALVPGVEGMDDTQIDLSQLDEANASTTGRSVPNTPKLISSPHDVDAGEGSSQQTTVQQSQAQQTADDQSHQGDEQQEAEDLRKDPEAGTSQMQPEIVIQHVDDEENDDEDDDDDEDEDDDGTDENDSETLAHTASTSDRAKSDKEDSNLPSGEEPEGTDGVSSEGEKAPGTEGIEIEEGREAEASTTPSINTRSRSAGLQPTPQVARRGVGRPARGRTPIVWNQGGRGSMGVRAQPVMQEPNSVNRNTFQQSPRGQRGRRMRRPSGNFLRY